A portion of the Streptomyces coeruleoprunus genome contains these proteins:
- a CDS encoding thiopeptide-type bacteriocin biosynthesis protein — protein MLEVERLLADCLHDARTERLGSVPLVPEGAAYAAARRAFLAAGLRALRGDRPETGWVQLNVAPGGAEAWPALYQRLDDTARDLMGSGAAQDFFFMHKPPGLRVRFRAPDAALAGALREELVRRLAPAPDGAWAAPWPAVYEPETYLFGGARSMVSVHRLFTVDSLAWLDHHTATGPTPDWRVSLSLLHAVLDGLGIVGWEHRGVWQAVREETGRRLIGGLRGAERERAAAGVRAFWELPEGARLDAAVPESRRAGLAVRQAALRDAARRWRADYFETGEAVLGPRRAAAHYVIFHWNRGRFSAARQSLLTEALAADTGRP, from the coding sequence ATGCTGGAGGTCGAGCGTCTGCTCGCCGACTGCCTGCACGACGCACGGACCGAGCGCCTGGGCAGTGTGCCGCTGGTGCCGGAGGGTGCCGCGTACGCCGCGGCCCGCCGCGCCTTCCTGGCGGCGGGGCTGCGGGCGCTGCGCGGCGACCGGCCGGAGACCGGGTGGGTGCAGCTCAACGTGGCACCCGGTGGCGCCGAGGCGTGGCCCGCGCTCTACCAGCGCCTGGACGACACGGCCCGGGACCTCATGGGCTCGGGGGCGGCCCAGGACTTCTTCTTCATGCACAAGCCGCCGGGGCTGCGGGTGCGCTTCAGGGCGCCGGACGCCGCGCTCGCGGGGGCACTGCGGGAGGAGCTCGTACGGCGCCTGGCCCCGGCGCCGGACGGGGCGTGGGCGGCGCCGTGGCCCGCGGTGTACGAACCGGAGACGTACCTCTTCGGCGGCGCGCGCTCCATGGTCTCGGTGCACCGGCTGTTCACGGTCGACTCGCTGGCCTGGCTCGACCACCACACCGCCACCGGCCCGACGCCCGACTGGCGCGTGTCGCTGTCCCTGCTGCACGCGGTCCTCGACGGCCTCGGCATCGTCGGCTGGGAGCACCGGGGCGTGTGGCAGGCCGTACGGGAGGAGACCGGGCGCCGCCTGATCGGCGGGTTGCGGGGCGCGGAGCGGGAGCGGGCGGCGGCCGGGGTGCGCGCGTTCTGGGAGCTGCCGGAGGGGGCGCGGCTCGACGCCGCTGTCCCGGAGTCGCGACGCGCCGGCCTGGCGGTCCGTCAGGCGGCCCTGCGGGACGCGGCCCGCCGGTGGCGCGCCGACTACTTCGAGACGGGCGAGGCGGTCCTCGGGCCGCGCCGGGCCGCCGCCCACTATGTGATCTTCCACTGGAACCGGGGCCGGTTCTCGGCCGCGCGGCAGAGCCTGCTCACCGAGGCGCTGGCCGCCGACACGGGAAGGCCCTGA
- a CDS encoding pectate lyase, which translates to MTSETPPRARHRRRLTRRRTVVGGLAALGVTAAAVVTNGMLTSAGAAAAWPKPTENKPVTKTIEVSGTYDGKLRRFHGSGDLGDGGQGENQSPLFALEDGAVLKNVIIGSPAADGIHCLGSCTLQNVWWEDVGEDAASFKGTSPSAVYTVYGGGARKASDKVFQFNGAGKLVISKFQVSDFGKLVRSCGNCKKQYRRSIIVNDVDITAPGKQLVGINVNYGDTAALRNVRIHGDSSKKIKPCVRYEGNSTGKEPKEVGSGPDGTYCRYSAADIAYN; encoded by the coding sequence ATGACTTCAGAGACTCCGCCTCGTGCCCGGCACCGCCGCCGCCTCACCCGACGCCGTACGGTGGTCGGCGGCCTCGCCGCGCTCGGTGTGACCGCCGCGGCCGTCGTCACCAACGGCATGCTGACCTCCGCCGGCGCGGCCGCCGCCTGGCCGAAGCCGACGGAGAACAAGCCGGTCACGAAGACCATCGAGGTCTCCGGCACGTACGACGGAAAGCTCCGGCGGTTCCACGGCAGCGGCGACCTGGGCGACGGCGGGCAGGGCGAGAACCAGTCGCCGCTGTTCGCCCTCGAGGACGGCGCCGTGCTCAAGAACGTGATCATCGGCTCGCCCGCGGCCGACGGCATCCACTGCCTGGGCAGCTGCACGCTGCAGAACGTCTGGTGGGAGGACGTCGGCGAGGACGCCGCGTCGTTCAAGGGCACCTCGCCGTCGGCCGTCTACACGGTGTACGGCGGCGGTGCGCGGAAGGCCTCGGACAAGGTCTTCCAGTTCAACGGCGCGGGCAAGCTGGTGATCAGCAAGTTCCAGGTGTCCGACTTCGGCAAGCTGGTGCGCAGCTGCGGCAACTGCAAGAAGCAGTACAGGCGCAGCATCATCGTCAACGACGTGGACATCACCGCACCCGGCAAGCAGCTGGTCGGGATCAACGTCAACTACGGTGACACCGCCGCGCTGCGCAACGTCCGGATCCACGGCGACAGCAGCAAGAAGATCAAGCCGTGCGTCCGGTACGAGGGCAACAGCACGGGCAAGGAGCCCAAGGAGGTGGGCAGCGGACCGGACGGCACGTACTGCCGGTACAGCGCTGCCGACATCGCGTACAACTGA
- a CDS encoding cytochrome c oxidase assembly protein yields the protein MDHSGHGTTMDLPPFTLERGLAFSPDLFFLFGSVLALALYGWGVVRLRRRGDGWPVGRTAFFTVGVLSVALVMCTGLNDYGMVMFSVHMVQHMVISMLSPIMLLLGAPVTLALRALPVAARRGGKGPRELLLMLLHSRYMRVITHPAFTIPMFIASLYGLYFTPLFDFLMESRPGHIAMMVHFLLVGLTFFWPIMGVDPGPHRPGYVMRMLELFAGMPFHAFFGIALMMASEPMVSAYLHPPASLGIDALADQRAAGGIAWAFSEIPSVVVLIALVFQWYRSEERAARRKDRAADRDGDQELEAYNAYLASLQARGR from the coding sequence ATGGATCACAGCGGGCACGGCACGACGATGGACCTGCCGCCGTTCACGCTGGAGCGGGGGCTCGCGTTCTCCCCCGACCTGTTCTTCCTCTTCGGCAGCGTGCTGGCGCTCGCCCTGTACGGGTGGGGCGTCGTCCGGCTGCGCAGGCGCGGCGACGGCTGGCCGGTGGGCCGGACCGCGTTCTTCACGGTCGGTGTGCTGAGCGTGGCGCTGGTGATGTGCACCGGGCTCAACGACTACGGCATGGTCATGTTCAGCGTGCACATGGTGCAGCACATGGTGATCAGCATGCTGTCGCCGATCATGCTGCTGCTCGGCGCGCCGGTGACGCTGGCGCTGCGGGCCCTGCCGGTGGCCGCCCGGCGCGGCGGCAAGGGGCCGCGCGAGCTGCTGCTGATGCTGCTGCACAGCCGCTACATGCGGGTCATCACGCACCCCGCGTTCACGATCCCGATGTTCATCGCGAGCCTGTACGGCCTGTACTTCACGCCGCTCTTCGACTTCCTCATGGAGTCCAGGCCGGGGCACATCGCGATGATGGTGCACTTCCTGCTGGTGGGCCTGACCTTCTTCTGGCCGATCATGGGTGTCGACCCGGGCCCGCACCGGCCGGGGTACGTGATGCGGATGCTGGAGCTGTTCGCGGGCATGCCGTTCCACGCGTTCTTCGGCATCGCGCTGATGATGGCCTCCGAGCCCATGGTGAGCGCCTATCTGCACCCTCCGGCGTCGCTCGGCATCGACGCGCTGGCGGACCAGCGGGCGGCCGGCGGCATCGCCTGGGCGTTCAGTGAGATCCCGTCCGTGGTGGTGCTGATCGCGCTGGTCTTCCAGTGGTACCGCTCGGAGGAGCGGGCGGCGCGGCGCAAGGACCGGGCCGCCGACCGGGACGGTGACCAGGAGCTGGAGGCGTACAACGCGTATCTGGCCTCGCTCCAGGCGCGCGGGCGGTAG
- a CDS encoding 6-phosphofructokinase produces the protein MRIGVLTSGGDCPGLNAVIRSVVHRAVVDHGDEVIGFHDGWKGLLECDYRKLDLDAVGGILAQGGTILGSSRVQPAHLVDGVERAKGHVAELGLDAIIPIGGEGTLKAANLLSQAGLPIVGVPKTIDNDIASTDVTFGFDTAVGVATEALDRLKTTAESHQRVLIVEVMGRHTGWIALHSGMAAGAHAIVVPERPFDIDELTARVGARFEAGKKFAIVVVAEGAKPRAGSMEFNEGGKDIYGHERFAGVAQQLAGELEQRLGKEARAVILGHVQRGGTPTPYDRVLATRFGWHAVEAAHRGEFGMLTALRGTDIVMVPLAKAVETLKTVPAERYAEAETVL, from the coding sequence ATGCGCATTGGTGTGCTCACCTCCGGCGGCGACTGCCCCGGTCTGAACGCCGTCATCCGCTCCGTCGTGCACCGCGCCGTCGTCGACCACGGTGACGAGGTCATCGGTTTCCACGACGGGTGGAAGGGCCTCCTGGAGTGCGACTACCGCAAGCTCGACCTCGACGCGGTCGGCGGCATCCTCGCGCAGGGCGGCACCATCCTCGGCTCCTCTCGTGTCCAGCCGGCCCACCTCGTCGACGGGGTGGAGCGCGCCAAGGGGCACGTGGCGGAGCTGGGCCTCGACGCGATCATCCCGATCGGCGGCGAGGGCACGCTGAAGGCGGCGAACCTGCTGTCCCAGGCGGGGCTGCCGATAGTCGGCGTGCCGAAGACCATCGACAACGACATCGCGTCGACCGATGTGACGTTCGGGTTCGACACGGCCGTCGGGGTGGCCACGGAGGCCCTGGACCGGCTGAAGACGACCGCCGAGTCGCACCAGCGGGTGCTCATCGTCGAGGTGATGGGCCGGCACACCGGGTGGATCGCCCTGCACTCCGGCATGGCCGCCGGTGCCCACGCGATCGTCGTGCCGGAGCGGCCCTTCGACATCGACGAGCTGACCGCCCGTGTCGGGGCCCGCTTCGAGGCCGGCAAGAAGTTCGCGATCGTGGTCGTCGCGGAGGGCGCCAAGCCGCGCGCGGGCTCCATGGAGTTCAACGAGGGCGGCAAGGACATCTACGGGCACGAGCGGTTCGCGGGTGTGGCCCAGCAGCTGGCCGGCGAGCTGGAGCAGCGGCTCGGCAAGGAGGCCCGCGCGGTGATCCTGGGCCACGTCCAGCGGGGCGGCACCCCGACCCCGTACGACAGGGTCCTGGCCACCCGGTTCGGCTGGCACGCGGTGGAGGCGGCGCACCGCGGCGAGTTCGGCATGCTGACGGCGCTGCGCGGCACCGACATCGTCATGGTGCCGCTGGCCAAGGCCGTGGAGACGCTGAAGACGGTTCCGGCAGAGCGGTACGCGGAGGCCGAGACCGTCCTGTGA
- a CDS encoding glutamine amidotransferase, which yields MSESSLRLVWVYPDLLSTYGDQGNVLVVERRARQRGLDVQRVDVRSDQPVPTSGDIYLIGGGEDRPQRLAAERLRRDAGLIRAAENGAIIFSVCAGYQILGHEFINDLGEREPGLGLIDVISTRGEGERCVGDVLADIDPRLGLPQLTGFENHQGITHLGPTARPFARTVFGKGNGTGDGTEGAYNDTVFGTYMHGPVMARNPQIADLLLKLALDVNALPPVDDQWYEALRAERIAAASQPA from the coding sequence ATGAGCGAGAGCAGTCTGCGTCTGGTGTGGGTCTACCCCGACCTGCTCAGCACGTACGGAGACCAGGGCAACGTCCTCGTCGTGGAACGCCGGGCCCGCCAGCGCGGCCTGGACGTCCAGCGCGTCGACGTGCGCAGCGACCAGCCGGTGCCGACGTCCGGCGACATCTACCTGATCGGTGGCGGCGAGGACCGGCCGCAGCGGCTGGCCGCCGAGCGGCTGCGCCGCGACGCCGGACTGATCCGCGCGGCCGAGAACGGCGCGATCATCTTCTCGGTGTGCGCCGGGTACCAGATCCTCGGCCACGAGTTCATCAACGACCTCGGTGAGCGCGAGCCGGGCCTGGGCCTGATCGACGTGATCTCGACCCGCGGCGAGGGCGAGCGCTGCGTCGGCGACGTCCTCGCCGACATCGACCCGCGCCTGGGCCTCCCCCAGCTGACCGGGTTCGAGAACCACCAGGGCATCACCCACCTCGGACCCACGGCCCGCCCGTTCGCCCGGACGGTGTTCGGCAAGGGCAACGGCACCGGCGACGGCACCGAGGGCGCGTACAACGACACGGTGTTCGGCACGTACATGCACGGCCCGGTGATGGCCCGCAACCCGCAGATCGCGGACCTGCTGCTGAAGCTGGCCCTCGATGTGAACGCGCTGCCGCCGGTGGACGACCAGTGGTACGAGGCGCTGCGCGCCGAGCGGATCGCGGCGGCCAGCCAGCCCGCGTGA
- a CDS encoding MurT ligase domain-containing protein, translating into MAGNSEPLSPRAKLAVTAGKAAAAVSRAAGRGSGSVIGGRVALKLDPDLLGRLAQHLDVVLVSATNGKTTTTRLIAEALRASGPVVSNALGANMPAGITSALAGGSDAKYGVIEVDEKYLAGVARDVTPKAIALLNLSRDQLDRAAETRMLAEKWREGLAGTKAVVVANADDPLVVWAASSSPNVVWVAAGQEWKDDAWSCPACGGVMQRPGEDWFCGECGFRRPAPTWALSGDHVLDPHGQAWPIHLQLPGRANKANAATSAAVAAVFGVPPQVALERMYQVQAVAGRYDVVSFQGRDLRLLLAKNPAGWLETFSLIDGPPAPVILSVNARGADGTDTSWLWDVDYPRLAGHPIFVIGDRRLDLAVRLEVAGLDFRVCETLDEAVQLAPPGRIELIANYTAFQDVRRRVGN; encoded by the coding sequence ATGGCAGGCAACTCGGAGCCGCTGTCGCCGCGCGCCAAGCTGGCCGTGACGGCGGGCAAGGCCGCAGCGGCGGTGTCTCGCGCGGCGGGACGCGGCAGCGGATCGGTGATCGGCGGCCGGGTCGCGCTCAAGCTCGACCCCGACCTGCTGGGGCGGCTCGCGCAGCATCTGGACGTCGTTCTGGTGTCGGCGACCAACGGCAAGACCACCACGACCCGGCTCATCGCCGAGGCGCTGCGCGCCAGCGGCCCGGTCGTCTCCAACGCGCTCGGCGCGAACATGCCCGCGGGCATCACGTCCGCGCTGGCCGGCGGCTCGGACGCCAAGTACGGCGTCATCGAGGTCGACGAGAAGTACCTCGCCGGCGTCGCCCGCGATGTGACGCCCAAGGCCATCGCGCTGCTCAACCTCTCCCGCGACCAGCTCGACCGTGCCGCCGAGACCCGGATGCTCGCCGAGAAGTGGCGCGAGGGCCTGGCCGGTACGAAGGCCGTCGTCGTCGCCAACGCGGACGACCCGCTCGTCGTGTGGGCCGCCTCGTCCTCCCCGAACGTGGTGTGGGTGGCGGCCGGCCAGGAGTGGAAGGACGACGCCTGGTCCTGCCCCGCCTGCGGCGGTGTGATGCAGCGCCCCGGCGAGGACTGGTTCTGCGGCGAGTGCGGCTTCCGCCGCCCCGCGCCGACCTGGGCGCTCAGCGGGGACCACGTCCTGGACCCGCACGGGCAGGCCTGGCCGATCCACCTCCAGCTGCCGGGCCGCGCCAACAAGGCGAACGCCGCCACGTCCGCGGCCGTCGCGGCGGTCTTCGGTGTGCCGCCGCAGGTCGCCCTGGAGCGCATGTACCAGGTGCAGGCCGTGGCCGGCCGCTACGACGTGGTCTCCTTCCAGGGCCGCGACCTGCGGCTGCTGCTGGCGAAGAACCCGGCCGGCTGGCTGGAGACGTTCTCCCTGATCGACGGTCCGCCCGCGCCGGTGATCCTGTCCGTGAACGCCCGCGGCGCCGACGGCACGGACACCTCGTGGCTGTGGGACGTGGACTACCCGCGCCTGGCCGGTCACCCGATCTTTGTGATCGGTGACCGCCGGCTGGACCTCGCGGTCCGGCTGGAGGTCGCGGGCCTGGACTTCCGGGTGTGCGAGACCCTCGACGAGGCGGTGCAGCTGGCCCCGCCGGGGCGGATCGAGCTGATCGCCAACTACACCGCATTCCAGGACGTGCGCCGCCGTGTCGGCAACTGA
- the def gene encoding peptide deformylase translates to MRNRPIPGSSGAVRAMSLLGDPVLHAPCETVSDFGPSLARLVEDMFATMYAANGVGLAANQIGVGLRVFVYDCPDDEDERHLGHVVNPRLVEADGIAVRGPEGCLSLPGLEAGTERFDRAVVEGVDVTGAPVRVEGTGFFARCLQHECDHLDGTVYPDRLTGWRRTRLLRAARRAPWARGADFSPSGV, encoded by the coding sequence ATGCGAAACCGGCCGATCCCCGGCAGTTCCGGCGCCGTGCGGGCCATGAGCCTGCTCGGCGACCCGGTGCTGCACGCCCCCTGCGAGACCGTCAGCGACTTCGGCCCGTCCCTGGCCCGTCTGGTGGAGGACATGTTCGCCACGATGTACGCGGCGAACGGCGTCGGTCTCGCGGCCAACCAGATCGGCGTGGGCCTGCGGGTCTTCGTGTACGACTGCCCGGACGACGAGGACGAGCGGCACCTGGGCCATGTCGTCAACCCGCGCCTGGTGGAGGCGGACGGGATCGCCGTGCGCGGCCCGGAGGGCTGTCTGTCGCTGCCGGGCCTGGAGGCCGGCACGGAGCGGTTCGACCGGGCCGTGGTGGAGGGCGTGGACGTCACGGGCGCCCCGGTGCGGGTCGAGGGGACGGGCTTCTTCGCCCGCTGTCTCCAGCACGAGTGCGACCACCTCGACGGCACGGTCTACCCCGACCGCCTCACCGGCTGGCGCCGCACCCGCCTGCTGCGCGCGGCCCGCCGCGCCCCTTGGGCCCGGGGGGCTGATTTCAGCCCGTCCGGCGTTTGA
- a CDS encoding TetR family transcriptional regulator, with product METTHRADQQRSAQQRRRELLEAADRVVLRDGPQASMNAIAAEAGITKPILYRHFGDKGGLYRALAQRHTDALLSALRAALDAPAERRQRVEATLDTYLAAIEARPQVYRFLMHPSEDTGATLSEQGFDVGRHSAPLLRRMGEELAEVIAERIDLGPGGDALARVWGHGIVGMMHAAGDWWLGERPCSRAELVSALADLLWGRLAGADDREEGPGF from the coding sequence ATGGAGACCACACACCGGGCCGACCAGCAGCGGTCGGCGCAGCAGCGGCGACGCGAACTGCTCGAGGCGGCCGACCGCGTGGTCCTGCGGGACGGCCCGCAGGCGTCCATGAACGCGATCGCCGCCGAGGCCGGGATCACGAAGCCGATCCTCTACCGGCACTTCGGCGACAAGGGCGGCCTGTACCGCGCGCTCGCCCAGCGGCACACCGACGCCCTGCTGTCCGCGCTGCGCGCCGCGCTGGACGCGCCGGCCGAGCGCCGGCAGCGGGTGGAGGCCACCCTCGACACGTACCTCGCCGCGATCGAGGCGCGGCCGCAGGTGTACCGGTTCCTGATGCACCCCTCGGAGGACACGGGAGCGACGCTGTCGGAGCAGGGCTTCGACGTCGGCCGGCACTCGGCGCCGCTGCTGCGGCGGATGGGCGAGGAGCTGGCCGAGGTCATCGCCGAGCGCATCGACCTCGGCCCGGGCGGCGACGCGCTGGCCCGGGTGTGGGGCCACGGCATCGTCGGCATGATGCACGCGGCGGGCGACTGGTGGCTCGGCGAACGGCCGTGTTCGCGCGCCGAGTTGGTGTCCGCCCTGGCGGACCTGCTGTGGGGCCGCCTGGCCGGGGCCGACGACCGCGAGGAGGGCCCCGGCTTCTAG
- a CDS encoding acyl-CoA dehydrogenase family protein codes for MAEFTLELNDDQKQVRDWLHGFAKDVIRPAAAEWDEREETPWPVIQEAAKVGIYSLDFYAQQFFDPTGLGIPMAMEELFWGDAGIALSIVGTGLAAVGVLANGTEEQIGTWIPQMYGDADDVKVAAFCSSEPDAGSDVASMRTRAVYDEAKDEWVLNGTKTWATNGGIANVHVVVAVVDPDLGSKGHASFIVPPGTPGLSQGQKFKKHGIRASHTAEVVLEDVRVPGSCLLGGKDKLDERLARARERAKKDGERVKNAAMATFEASRPAVGAMAVGTARAAYEVALDYARTRQQFGRPIIDNQGVAFQLADMRTQIDAARLLVWRASWMATTGKPFTSAEGSMSKLYASEVAKKVTAQAIQILGGNGYTREYPVERMHRDAAIYTIFEGTSEIQRLVIARTLSGMPIR; via the coding sequence ATGGCCGAGTTCACGCTCGAGCTCAACGACGACCAGAAGCAGGTCCGTGACTGGCTGCACGGATTCGCCAAGGACGTGATCCGCCCGGCCGCCGCCGAGTGGGACGAGCGTGAGGAGACGCCCTGGCCGGTCATCCAGGAGGCCGCCAAGGTCGGCATCTACTCCCTCGACTTCTACGCCCAGCAGTTCTTCGACCCGACCGGCCTCGGCATCCCCATGGCGATGGAGGAGCTGTTCTGGGGCGACGCCGGCATCGCCCTGTCCATCGTGGGCACCGGCCTCGCCGCCGTCGGCGTCCTCGCCAACGGCACCGAGGAGCAGATCGGCACCTGGATCCCCCAGATGTACGGCGACGCCGACGACGTCAAGGTCGCGGCGTTCTGCTCCTCCGAGCCCGACGCCGGCTCCGACGTGGCCTCCATGCGCACGCGCGCGGTCTACGACGAGGCCAAGGACGAATGGGTGCTCAACGGCACCAAGACCTGGGCCACCAACGGCGGCATCGCCAACGTGCACGTCGTCGTCGCCGTCGTCGACCCCGACCTGGGCTCCAAGGGCCACGCCTCGTTCATCGTCCCGCCCGGCACGCCCGGCCTGTCGCAGGGGCAGAAGTTCAAGAAGCACGGCATACGCGCCTCGCACACGGCCGAGGTGGTGCTGGAGGACGTCCGGGTGCCCGGCTCCTGCCTGCTCGGCGGCAAGGACAAGCTCGACGAGCGCCTGGCCCGGGCCCGTGAGAGGGCCAAGAAGGACGGCGAGCGCGTGAAGAACGCCGCGATGGCCACCTTCGAGGCCTCCCGCCCCGCCGTCGGCGCCATGGCCGTCGGCACGGCCCGCGCCGCGTACGAGGTTGCCCTCGACTACGCCAGGACGCGGCAGCAGTTCGGCCGGCCGATCATCGACAACCAGGGCGTCGCCTTCCAGCTCGCCGACATGCGCACCCAGATCGACGCCGCCCGCCTCCTCGTGTGGCGCGCCTCGTGGATGGCCACCACGGGCAAGCCGTTCACCTCCGCCGAGGGTTCCATGTCGAAGCTGTACGCCAGCGAGGTCGCCAAGAAGGTGACGGCCCAGGCCATCCAGATCCTCGGCGGCAATGGCTACACCCGCGAGTACCCGGTCGAGCGCATGCACCGCGACGCCGCCATTTACACGATCTTCGAGGGCACCAGCGAGATCCAGCGCCTCGTCATCGCCCGCACCCTCTCGGGCATGCCCATCCGCTGA
- a CDS encoding Rrf2 family transcriptional regulator codes for MRISARADYAVRAALLLAADRTADATADEPTGPLKAEAIAEAQDIPHKFLEGILNDMRRAGLVVSQRGVNGGYRLARPARDISVADVVRAVDGPLVSVRGVRPPELSYSGPAQSLLPLWIALRANVRRILEGVSLADVASGELPEAVHSLTEEPAAWTNP; via the coding sequence ATGCGGATCTCGGCCAGGGCGGACTACGCGGTACGTGCCGCACTGCTGCTCGCCGCCGACCGGACGGCGGACGCGACGGCCGACGAGCCGACGGGGCCGCTGAAGGCGGAGGCCATCGCGGAGGCGCAGGACATCCCCCACAAGTTCCTCGAAGGCATCCTCAACGACATGCGGCGCGCCGGACTGGTGGTCAGCCAGCGGGGCGTCAACGGCGGCTACCGGCTGGCCAGGCCGGCGCGGGACATCAGCGTCGCGGACGTGGTGCGGGCGGTGGACGGCCCGCTCGTCTCCGTACGGGGCGTGCGGCCGCCGGAGTTGTCGTACAGCGGGCCGGCGCAGTCGCTGCTCCCGCTGTGGATCGCCCTGCGGGCGAACGTGCGCCGCATCCTCGAAGGGGTCTCCCTGGCGGACGTGGCCTCCGGTGAACTCCCCGAAGCCGTGCACTCCCTGACGGAGGAGCCGGCCGCGTGGACCAACCCCTGA
- a CDS encoding putative leader peptide, with protein MSSSQQPLVRRRHVDLRRVASAICRRA; from the coding sequence ATGTCCTCGTCGCAGCAGCCGCTCGTACGCCGCCGGCACGTCGACCTCCGTCGCGTCGCCAGCGCCATCTGCCGACGCGCCTAG
- a CDS encoding winged helix-turn-helix domain-containing protein → MTTALPTPVPARAPRLRLVGARPAQPHVGYLVFLPDGVDPVALLSAHGVRPEIHPLTPPEPSPAGDDRIHVDPERRVVQVDGRELDLTYLEFGLLAHLVRHPHMVHSRETLISGIWGYGHIGDGRTVDDHIARLRRKLGPAYRHRIVTVRRVGYKYVPEAR, encoded by the coding sequence GTGACCACCGCACTTCCCACCCCCGTCCCCGCCCGCGCCCCGCGCCTCAGGCTCGTCGGTGCTCGTCCCGCCCAGCCGCACGTCGGCTACCTGGTGTTCCTGCCGGACGGTGTCGACCCCGTGGCGCTCCTGTCCGCCCACGGGGTACGGCCCGAGATCCACCCCCTCACACCCCCGGAGCCCTCGCCGGCGGGTGACGACCGGATCCACGTCGACCCCGAGCGGCGCGTCGTGCAGGTGGACGGCCGCGAACTCGACCTCACCTACCTGGAGTTCGGCCTCCTGGCCCACCTGGTGCGTCACCCGCACATGGTGCACTCGCGCGAGACGCTCATCTCGGGGATCTGGGGTTACGGGCACATCGGCGACGGCCGCACCGTCGACGACCACATCGCGCGGCTGCGCCGCAAGCTCGGTCCGGCGTACCGGCACCGCATCGTCACGGTGCGCCGCGTCGGGTACAAGTACGTGCCCGAGGCCCGGTAG
- a CDS encoding carbohydrate ABC transporter permease, protein MSATVTTPAKKRTGAQSPPPPPSVRAPRRGDGSRRLRRWLGNGLVQAFLLLVGLIWITPVAGLLLSSLRSAKDSASSGWWTALTDPGQLSFANYAALLDNAGMTRAFWNTVLISVPTTVLVVVIAALAGYAFAWLEFPGRDWLFLLVVALLVVPVQVGLLPVAKLFGQLGLFGTIPGVVLFHVAYGLPFAIFLLRNYFAEMPREMLEAARMDGGGEWRIFTQLVLPVGRPAIASLAIFQFLWVWNDMLVALLFADSSAQPLTVELQSQVRQFGSNIDVLAPGAFLSLVVPVVVFLAFQRHFVQGVMAGSVK, encoded by the coding sequence ATGAGCGCCACCGTCACCACCCCCGCGAAGAAGCGGACCGGGGCGCAGTCCCCGCCCCCGCCCCCGTCCGTCCGCGCGCCCCGCCGGGGCGACGGGTCCCGGCGGCTGCGCCGCTGGCTGGGCAACGGCCTGGTGCAGGCGTTCCTGCTGCTCGTGGGCCTGATCTGGATCACGCCCGTGGCCGGTCTGCTGCTGTCGTCGCTGCGCTCGGCGAAGGACAGCGCGTCGAGCGGCTGGTGGACGGCGCTGACCGACCCCGGTCAGCTGTCGTTCGCGAACTACGCGGCGCTGCTCGACAACGCCGGGATGACGCGGGCCTTCTGGAACACGGTGCTCATCTCTGTCCCGACGACCGTGCTGGTCGTCGTGATCGCCGCCCTGGCCGGGTACGCCTTCGCGTGGCTGGAGTTCCCGGGCCGGGACTGGCTGTTCCTGTTGGTGGTCGCGCTGCTCGTGGTACCGGTGCAGGTGGGTCTGCTGCCGGTGGCGAAGCTGTTCGGGCAGCTGGGGCTGTTCGGGACGATCCCGGGCGTGGTGCTGTTCCACGTGGCGTACGGACTGCCGTTCGCGATCTTCCTGCTGCGGAACTACTTCGCGGAGATGCCGCGCGAGATGCTGGAGGCCGCGCGGATGGACGGCGGCGGCGAGTGGCGTATCTTCACGCAGCTGGTCCTGCCCGTGGGCCGTCCGGCGATCGCGAGCCTGGCCATCTTCCAGTTCCTGTGGGTGTGGAACGACATGCTGGTGGCGCTGCTGTTCGCCGACTCGTCGGCGCAGCCGCTGACGGTGGAACTCCAGTCGCAGGTGCGGCAGTTCGGCAGCAACATCGACGTACTGGCACCGGGCGCCTTCCTGTCGCTGGTGGTCCCGGTGGTGGTGTTCCTGGCCTTCCAGCGCCACTTCGTGCAGGGCGTGATGGCGGGCTCGGTGAAGTAA